The bacterium genome window below encodes:
- a CDS encoding DsrE family protein gives MKLLVVTYADPYDRSDVVWNALRVATFQKELGDEVNVFLMSDAVTLAHEDIPQPENPEYDADTEFEVAACSGVTFKTCGTCLKNRDLPADKVHSQAPAATLKDLADWLAWADKVLTF, from the coding sequence GTGAAGTTACTCGTAGTAACGTACGCCGACCCGTACGACCGCAGCGACGTCGTTTGGAACGCGTTGCGGGTCGCGACGTTCCAAAAAGAACTCGGCGACGAGGTGAACGTTTTTTTAATGTCGGACGCCGTAACGTTGGCGCACGAGGACATCCCTCAACCCGAGAATCCGGAATACGACGCCGACACCGAATTCGAAGTAGCGGCGTGCTCCGGCGTAACGTTCAAGACCTGCGGGACTTGTCTCAAGAACCGTGACCTTCCGGCGGACAAAGTGCACTCCCAGGCGCCGGCGGCGACGTTGAAGGACCTTGCCGATTGGCTCGCGTGGGCCGATAAAGTCTTGACCTTTTAG